From a single Lewinella sp. LCG006 genomic region:
- a CDS encoding enoyl-CoA hydratase-related protein, whose protein sequence is MDPILFEIKNQVGCITLNRPQKYNSFTRELALSMQEALKQCAGDENIRAILITGAGKAFCAGQDLGEVTQENAPGLSKIISEHLNPIIRLIRETEKPFIAAVNGVAAGAGANVALACDITVAAESASFIQAFSKIGLIPDSGGTFFLPRLVGLQRATAYMMLGDKISATEAARVGMIYKTLPDEGFEKASFDLAHQLAEMPTTGLGLTKRALNQSLSNDLNRQLEIEDQIQSTAGQTADYKEGVQAFMEKRKPVFTGK, encoded by the coding sequence ATGGATCCTATCCTTTTTGAAATCAAAAACCAGGTTGGCTGTATTACGCTCAACCGCCCTCAGAAATACAATAGCTTTACCCGCGAATTGGCCCTGAGTATGCAAGAAGCACTCAAACAATGTGCAGGAGACGAAAACATTAGAGCCATTCTCATTACTGGCGCAGGCAAAGCCTTCTGTGCCGGTCAGGATTTGGGTGAGGTTACCCAGGAAAATGCTCCCGGCCTCAGTAAGATCATTTCCGAACACCTTAACCCGATCATCCGCCTGATTCGGGAAACGGAGAAGCCTTTCATCGCGGCAGTCAATGGTGTGGCGGCAGGTGCCGGAGCCAATGTAGCCCTGGCTTGCGACATTACCGTGGCCGCCGAATCGGCCAGCTTTATCCAGGCTTTTAGTAAAATTGGTTTAATCCCCGACAGCGGTGGCACCTTCTTCCTCCCTCGTCTGGTAGGTCTACAACGCGCCACCGCCTACATGATGTTGGGGGATAAAATAAGTGCTACAGAAGCTGCCCGTGTGGGGATGATTTATAAGACCCTCCCCGACGAGGGCTTCGAAAAAGCAAGCTTCGACCTGGCTCATCAATTGGCAGAAATGCCGACCACCGGCCTTGGCCTCACCAAACGCGCACTGAACCAGTCCCTGAGTAACGACCTCAACCGACAACTGGAGATTGAAGATCAAATTCAATCAACCGCCGGACAAACCGCAGATTACAAAGAGGGAGTACAAGCCTTTATGGAAAAGAGAA